From the Leptospira sp. WS60.C2 genome, one window contains:
- a CDS encoding lipoprotein signal peptidase yields MKLPNTPFFSVFKPGYLAFVAFGLFLDLLTKYVIITKMYAHESIPVLGDFFRLSLTFNTGFVFGLFQDNALPSLFATGFAIVFLIFYRWQNSDLGNVWGWNFVMAGAFGNFIDKFFVKIPGTGFRFGFTPEKPGIEYIGVVDFLDFEWPDFLLFDRWPAFNVADSCVSIGIVILLFTMDWKEMDKK; encoded by the coding sequence ATGAAATTACCGAATACACCCTTTTTCTCAGTTTTCAAACCTGGTTACTTGGCATTTGTTGCCTTTGGACTTTTTTTAGATTTGCTCACTAAATATGTCATTATCACTAAAATGTATGCTCACGAAAGTATTCCCGTGTTAGGTGATTTTTTCCGGCTTTCCTTAACATTTAATACAGGATTTGTTTTTGGATTGTTCCAAGACAACGCATTACCTTCCTTATTTGCGACTGGGTTTGCGATTGTTTTCCTCATTTTTTATCGATGGCAGAATTCCGATTTAGGAAACGTTTGGGGGTGGAATTTTGTCATGGCAGGAGCATTCGGAAATTTTATTGATAAGTTTTTTGTGAAGATTCCAGGCACTGGGTTTCGATTTGGATTCACACCAGAAAAACCTGGAATAGAATACATAGGTGTCGTTGACTTTTTAGACTTTGAGTGGCCTGACTTTTTACTCTTTGATCGTTGGCCAGCGTTTAACGTAGCTGATTCTTGTGTCTCTATTGGAATCGTGATCCTTCTCTTTACCATGGACTGGAAGGAAATGGACAAAAAGTAA
- a CDS encoding amidohydrolase, giving the protein MAVIKIAIYQKNLHKRFTPDEITKVQQSKAQFLLLPEGFPHFFQSGSPKEATKHEKEYQDHLLEISEKFSGVILGGSHYRVNENGKLVSALPIVQSLVLVDFYEKKTPNKQQEMEVQEGSTESIFIMGGLRFGLLLGEDLHNKIIWEEFQKEGIEIIFHLDTTTDLRTYEEDLSFYEALAKEKKIHLIRVCGSSEGKPARSLYASPSGINWKVGKVEEDKDVFKTLSVNVMRSYLL; this is encoded by the coding sequence ATGGCTGTAATCAAAATCGCAATTTATCAAAAGAATTTACACAAACGTTTCACTCCAGACGAAATCACGAAAGTACAACAAAGTAAGGCTCAGTTTTTACTTTTGCCGGAAGGATTCCCACATTTTTTTCAAAGTGGTTCGCCAAAAGAAGCAACTAAACATGAAAAAGAATACCAAGACCATTTGCTTGAAATCTCTGAAAAATTTTCTGGTGTGATTCTCGGGGGAAGCCATTACCGAGTGAATGAAAATGGTAAACTGGTTTCCGCTCTTCCTATCGTGCAATCACTTGTGTTAGTTGATTTTTATGAGAAAAAAACTCCGAACAAACAACAAGAAATGGAAGTTCAAGAAGGATCAACGGAATCCATTTTTATTATGGGTGGGCTTCGATTTGGACTTTTGTTAGGGGAAGATTTGCATAACAAAATCATTTGGGAAGAGTTCCAAAAAGAAGGGATCGAAATAATTTTTCATTTGGATACCACGACGGATTTACGCACCTACGAAGAAGATTTAAGTTTTTATGAAGCCCTTGCAAAAGAAAAAAAAATACATTTGATTCGTGTCTGTGGCTCATCCGAAGGGAAACCCGCACGCAGTTTATATGCATCACCCTCTGGGATCAATTGGAAAGTGGGAAAGGTCGAAGAAGATAAGGACGTGTTTAAAACACTTTCCGTCAATGTGATGAGAAGTTATTTACTCTAA
- a CDS encoding Gfo/Idh/MocA family protein, translating to MKPTKIRTILIGLGRIASRLEEDPYRKKPCTHMGVLSSPFGKKYFDFLCGYDTKSEVCQTFQKRWKKQTETISEDFLPLPDGQIDLAIIATPSHSHEKIAKQCMLGGIKHLLIEKPVAMSSMGAKQLQFLAKRNGVKIWINHERRYHPSYRFVKKELENGNFGKLKSIRASVFTSARNPGIAFSKYGGGPLLHDGTHAMDLIHWLVGKPKLVYSKIERPKKGFVETRAFACFQTNSEVEIVLDVSGGRDYFQFELDLHTDTHRIICSNDGFQFLQSVPSKLYKGFQSLQSFVPKQFPKPETANAFVGIYHEIKEVISGESNHVEGTLAENINILESIESIYRSSK from the coding sequence ATGAAACCAACTAAAATCAGAACGATTCTCATTGGTCTTGGTCGAATCGCTTCCCGATTAGAAGAGGACCCATACCGAAAAAAGCCATGTACACACATGGGAGTTCTTTCGTCTCCCTTTGGAAAAAAGTATTTTGACTTCCTTTGCGGTTATGACACAAAATCTGAGGTTTGCCAAACCTTCCAAAAGCGTTGGAAAAAACAAACAGAAACCATTTCAGAAGATTTTTTGCCTTTACCTGATGGTCAAATTGACCTTGCCATCATTGCCACGCCGAGCCACAGTCACGAGAAGATCGCCAAACAATGTATGTTGGGAGGTATCAAACACCTCCTCATCGAAAAACCAGTGGCTATGTCCTCAATGGGTGCCAAACAATTGCAATTTTTAGCCAAACGAAATGGGGTAAAAATTTGGATCAATCATGAAAGACGATACCATCCCAGTTATCGGTTCGTTAAAAAGGAATTAGAGAACGGAAATTTTGGAAAATTAAAATCGATCCGAGCTTCTGTATTTACTTCGGCTAGGAATCCTGGCATCGCATTTTCGAAGTATGGTGGAGGACCACTTTTACATGATGGTACACATGCAATGGACCTCATTCACTGGCTCGTGGGAAAACCAAAACTGGTTTATTCCAAAATAGAGCGCCCTAAAAAAGGTTTTGTTGAAACAAGGGCATTTGCCTGTTTTCAAACCAATTCAGAGGTGGAGATTGTTTTGGATGTTTCGGGAGGAAGGGATTATTTCCAATTTGAATTGGATCTTCATACGGACACACATCGAATCATTTGTTCTAATGATGGATTTCAGTTTTTACAGTCGGTCCCTTCCAAGTTGTACAAAGGATTTCAAAGCTTACAGTCCTTCGTACCAAAACAGTTCCCAAAACCAGAAACAGCGAATGCCTTCGTTGGGATTTATCATGAAATCAAGGAAGTGATCTCTGGAGAATCCAATCACGTGGAAGGAACTTTGGCAGAGAATATCAATATTCTAGAAAGTATAGAATCAATCTATAGGTCATCCAAATGA
- a CDS encoding ABC1 kinase family protein translates to MKSDPNRSVSVYSFVFKSYFQYVYLSKIQKRIFSKENYEKRRIHFLKRKGIETKHLFFALGGVYIKIGQFLSNLFHVLPEEYLWELQDLQDKIPPRDFAEINKRWEIDFGKPMTALFESLDTNSYASASTAQVHIGYFQNRKVAIKTLYPGIEDTAKSDLGTISKVIWLIERFVFPISAKEVVDQLQTMIQAELDLRTEIKNLKTLKHLFSEEKDYYIPDVIEELCGRHTLVTEFVEGKKIYELEPEQVASKRNSHLDKLIRAYILMIFEFRFFHADPHPGNLIFMETGQLCMIDFGAVQSISEEETRILERILVGAMRKDYHLISESLYELGAVTESLAKEELTQIVKYSLEKLNRILADTNHYRNLSLDTLKPGDDLRFLKEIQVGLKRLLASLKLPPNFLSLHRVLALLLGNFSYLDPTRSMIEYAEKPFSQIVLKGSTLKKLWRDEGEEFITSLFSLPKELNDFLYKWNRGEFQPKEDYKLEELKLKEIFTFGSLGSLFFYFGMYYAEKFWKEPSIIFYILSGLCFWSLAKSSLSYWKSK, encoded by the coding sequence ATGAAATCCGATCCAAATCGATCAGTCTCTGTTTATTCGTTTGTTTTTAAGAGTTATTTTCAATATGTATATCTTTCTAAAATCCAAAAGAGAATTTTTTCTAAGGAAAATTACGAAAAAAGGCGAATTCATTTTTTAAAAAGAAAGGGAATAGAAACTAAGCATTTATTTTTCGCGTTAGGTGGAGTATACATCAAGATCGGTCAGTTTCTTAGTAATTTATTTCATGTTTTGCCTGAGGAATATTTATGGGAACTACAAGACTTACAAGATAAAATTCCACCGAGAGATTTTGCCGAAATCAACAAACGTTGGGAAATAGATTTCGGAAAACCTATGACGGCCCTATTTGAATCTTTGGATACAAATTCTTATGCCAGTGCTTCTACTGCACAAGTGCATATAGGATACTTTCAAAATCGTAAGGTCGCCATAAAAACTTTATATCCAGGCATTGAAGACACAGCTAAATCAGATTTAGGAACTATTTCAAAAGTAATATGGCTTATTGAGCGTTTTGTGTTTCCCATTTCAGCCAAAGAAGTGGTCGATCAGTTACAAACCATGATTCAAGCAGAACTAGATCTAAGGACTGAGATTAAAAATTTAAAAACACTCAAACATTTGTTTTCCGAAGAAAAAGACTATTATATCCCTGATGTCATAGAAGAATTATGTGGACGACATACACTTGTTACTGAATTTGTAGAGGGGAAAAAAATTTATGAATTAGAACCTGAACAAGTCGCTTCCAAACGAAATTCCCATTTAGATAAACTCATCAGAGCCTATATTTTAATGATTTTTGAATTTCGATTTTTCCATGCAGACCCCCATCCAGGAAATTTAATTTTTATGGAAACAGGCCAGCTTTGTATGATCGATTTTGGTGCTGTTCAATCCATCTCAGAGGAAGAAACACGAATTTTAGAACGAATTTTAGTTGGTGCCATGCGCAAAGATTATCATTTGATTTCCGAATCGCTGTATGAGTTGGGTGCTGTCACAGAATCTTTGGCAAAGGAAGAGCTCACTCAAATTGTAAAATACTCTCTTGAAAAATTGAACCGAATTTTAGCGGATACCAACCATTATCGGAATCTAAGTTTGGACACGCTAAAACCTGGAGATGATCTCAGATTTCTAAAGGAAATCCAAGTCGGATTAAAACGATTGTTAGCAAGTCTCAAACTGCCACCTAATTTTTTAAGTTTGCATAGGGTCCTTGCATTGCTCTTAGGAAATTTTTCCTATTTAGATCCAACAAGGTCTATGATTGAATACGCGGAGAAACCTTTTTCTCAAATCGTACTAAAGGGAAGTACTTTGAAAAAACTTTGGCGAGATGAGGGTGAAGAATTCATAACGAGTTTGTTTTCTCTACCGAAAGAATTGAATGATTTTTTATACAAATGGAATCGTGGTGAATTTCAACCTAAAGAAGACTACAAATTGGAAGAGTTGAAATTAAAGGAAATTTTCACTTTTGGATCCTTAGGATCACTATTTTTCTATTTTGGAATGTATTATGCCGAAAAATTCTGGAAAGAACCAAGCATAATATTTTACATACTATCAGGACTTTGTTTTTGGTCGCTTGCCAAATCCAGTCTAAGTTATTGGAAATCAAAATAA